A single genomic interval of Streptomyces sp. 1222.5 harbors:
- a CDS encoding maleylpyruvate isomerase N-terminal domain-containing protein — translation MDHFSRSWTALRTAVAELGDADFARPSGCAGWLVRDLVCHLVIDAQDVLITLVTPVDAEPTVDAVTYWSLVEPPTGEDPLDALIPRLAAAYGEPWLLRFHLDDVGSAAGRAAGLADPAVRVGTRDQVLTIGDYLTAYVLEWTLHHLDLIAHLPSAAGPPADTLAAARAALEDIAGAPFPASLTDRDALLVGTGRRTPTDAETAALGALAARLPLVLG, via the coding sequence GTGGATCACTTCTCGCGTTCGTGGACGGCGTTGCGCACCGCGGTGGCCGAGCTGGGGGACGCGGATTTCGCGCGGCCGTCCGGCTGTGCCGGCTGGCTCGTACGCGACCTGGTGTGCCATCTGGTCATCGACGCCCAGGACGTCCTGATCACCCTGGTCACGCCCGTGGACGCCGAGCCCACCGTGGACGCGGTCACCTACTGGAGCCTCGTGGAACCGCCGACCGGCGAGGACCCGCTGGACGCGCTGATCCCGCGGCTTGCGGCGGCCTACGGCGAGCCGTGGCTGCTGAGGTTCCACCTCGACGACGTGGGTTCCGCCGCGGGCCGCGCCGCCGGACTCGCCGATCCGGCCGTACGGGTCGGCACCCGCGACCAGGTGCTGACCATCGGGGACTACCTGACGGCGTACGTGCTCGAATGGACGCTGCACCACCTCGACCTGATCGCGCATCTGCCGTCGGCCGCCGGGCCGCCCGCCGACACGCTCGCCGCGGCCCGCGCCGCGCTGGAGGACATCGCCGGGGCCCCGTTCCCCGCCTCCCTCACCGACCGGGACGCGCTGCTCGTCGGGACCGGCCGCCGCACACCGACCGACGCGGAGACCGCCGCCCTGGGCGCCCTCGCGGCGAGACTCCCGCTCGTCCTCGGCTGA
- a CDS encoding cytosine permease: protein MSTSAEPRVSGLEVRSIDYVPLDERHGKLWHLGPLWFMSNAQIATLAVGLISITEGGNLIWSLLAIVSGTVIGTFFMAFHSAQGPQLGLPQMIQSRPQFGYVGALLVWLFAYVQYAGFNVFNTILAADSLHTTLHGSVKLWVVVVTIVALVIALIGYDIIHKAERVLTYTFLVVFGIFTVGVLVTLHYPAGSFDLGDFKLTPFLAQFGVVAGYQISWAIYVSDYSRYLPPDVTVRKTFYWTYFGSALGGIWLMVLGALLAAWAGQDFETIKSINAAGDKVFSGFGAIVLLFAALGLVSVTALNMYGGSLTLISAIDSFKRVRPTLGVRLLTIGLTAALSLIGALSATANFLANFNNFLLLVLYLFIPWTAVNLMDYYVVRRGHYAIAEIFKPNGIYGRWGWHGIIAYLVGFAVMIPFFSVGTLFVGPAADALGGADISLFIGLPVSALLYWWLTRSIDVEAETRLAEAEAQELERAAHEHREP, encoded by the coding sequence ATGAGCACTTCAGCGGAGCCGCGGGTGTCCGGTCTCGAGGTCCGGTCCATCGACTACGTCCCGCTGGACGAGCGGCACGGCAAACTCTGGCACCTGGGCCCCCTGTGGTTCATGTCGAACGCACAGATCGCCACCCTGGCCGTGGGGCTGATCAGCATCACCGAGGGCGGCAACCTCATCTGGTCGCTGCTGGCCATCGTCTCCGGCACGGTCATCGGCACCTTCTTCATGGCCTTCCACTCGGCCCAGGGCCCCCAGCTGGGCCTGCCGCAGATGATCCAGTCGCGCCCCCAGTTCGGCTACGTCGGTGCCCTGCTGGTGTGGCTCTTCGCCTATGTGCAGTACGCCGGCTTCAACGTCTTCAACACCATCCTCGCCGCCGACTCCCTGCACACCACCCTGCACGGCAGCGTCAAACTGTGGGTGGTCGTGGTGACGATCGTGGCGCTCGTCATCGCGCTGATCGGCTACGACATCATCCACAAGGCCGAGCGGGTCCTGACGTACACCTTCCTGGTCGTCTTCGGGATCTTCACCGTCGGCGTGCTCGTCACCCTGCACTACCCGGCGGGCTCCTTCGACCTCGGCGACTTCAAGCTGACCCCGTTCCTCGCGCAGTTCGGCGTGGTCGCCGGCTACCAGATCAGCTGGGCCATCTACGTCTCCGACTACTCGCGCTACCTCCCGCCGGACGTCACGGTGCGCAAGACGTTCTACTGGACGTACTTCGGCTCCGCGCTCGGCGGCATCTGGCTGATGGTCCTCGGGGCACTGCTCGCCGCGTGGGCCGGCCAGGACTTCGAGACGATCAAGTCGATCAACGCCGCCGGGGACAAGGTCTTCAGCGGCTTCGGCGCGATCGTGCTGCTCTTCGCCGCCCTCGGCCTGGTCTCCGTCACCGCGCTCAACATGTACGGCGGTTCGCTGACCCTCATCAGCGCCATCGACTCGTTCAAACGCGTACGGCCGACGCTGGGCGTACGCCTGCTGACCATCGGCCTGACCGCGGCGCTCTCCCTGATCGGCGCGCTGTCCGCGACGGCGAACTTCCTCGCCAACTTCAACAACTTCCTGCTGCTGGTCCTCTACCTGTTCATCCCCTGGACCGCGGTCAACCTCATGGACTACTACGTGGTGCGCCGCGGCCACTACGCCATCGCCGAGATCTTCAAGCCGAACGGCATCTACGGCCGGTGGGGCTGGCACGGCATCATCGCCTACCTGGTCGGCTTCGCCGTCATGATCCCGTTCTTCTCCGTCGGCACCCTGTTCGTCGGCCCCGCCGCGGACGCGCTCGGCGGAGCCGACATCTCCCTGTTCATCGGGCTGCCGGTGTCCGCGCTGCTCTACTGGTGGCTGACCCGCTCGATCGACGTGGAGGCCGAGACCCGGCTGGCGGAGGCGGAGGCACAGGAGCTGGAGCGCGCCGCGCACGAGCACCGAGAACCCTGA
- a CDS encoding FUSC family protein, with translation MTLVAAAGFFLFRYGLGDPVAATYALFATVALGGLSRIPGTGRQRAAVVARLVPVCWVLVVVGTYLSVRTWTAVVGMLVVGFALAFSAVGGPRQAGAAPGLQLLYILPSFPPYDPASLDDRLIGTTTGLALFIAAEALILPERRPETYRARATRAAGTAARCAILLVAPPHALTAADIREAREAGQSLRSLTVPEAERPAGPGVRDRALSHTGLATRALLGRLARLRAVRGERPGPQVLAVLRAVARLATATETCLDGGPSPVEPHKELVEARARLSAASAGPGPATEPGTALTAGAGGPAFLATGSARSVPENGTTPAGLPPAVLRLHAALLEIADAALAMGTAADLAVRGRHARVEVARGRFWYATASAPVLWWHRLRGHAGRGSVFFQNAVRIALALTAARLVAGLDTLPHGFWATLATLTLTRTTMDETWSTIRRALTGTLAGAVLAAGILTAAGGENAVYAALLPLWMLFAFTVGPVKGVGWAQGLFTVLVALVFAQLAPPTWRLAEARMLDVLVGSAIGAVFGLLAWPRGAHDELRHAGAELLRRAAEIVVATGASVAGGCGTAAPSRVPGHRSLQRAVILAESAYAQYQSEPTPFGGRGHETVQPADWQSVLIAGHHTLWGSDRLLDPPLARLNMAAADSVGGLGERVAGRMLLVSAALDPGDDTPTAPLPLIDSVLAGFTLEPPGAPRLYYATVSWLDSLLTDMSRIAYGDQTAGATAEMTPVHD, from the coding sequence GTGACGCTGGTCGCCGCAGCCGGCTTCTTCCTCTTCCGCTACGGCCTCGGCGACCCCGTCGCGGCCACCTACGCGCTGTTCGCCACCGTGGCCCTCGGCGGCCTCTCCCGGATCCCGGGCACCGGACGGCAGCGCGCGGCGGTGGTGGCCCGCCTGGTGCCGGTGTGCTGGGTGCTGGTCGTCGTCGGCACCTACCTGTCGGTGCGGACGTGGACCGCGGTCGTCGGCATGCTGGTGGTCGGCTTCGCGCTGGCCTTCTCCGCCGTGGGCGGGCCCCGTCAGGCGGGGGCGGCACCGGGCCTGCAGCTGCTGTACATCCTGCCGTCGTTCCCCCCGTACGACCCCGCCTCCCTCGACGACCGGCTGATCGGGACGACCACCGGGCTGGCCCTGTTCATCGCCGCCGAGGCGCTGATCCTGCCCGAGCGGCGCCCGGAGACGTACCGCGCGCGAGCCACCCGGGCCGCGGGGACCGCCGCCCGCTGCGCGATCCTCCTCGTCGCGCCGCCGCACGCCCTGACCGCCGCCGACATCCGCGAGGCCCGGGAGGCGGGCCAGTCGCTGCGGTCCCTGACCGTGCCGGAGGCGGAGCGCCCCGCCGGGCCCGGGGTGCGCGACCGGGCACTGTCCCACACGGGTCTCGCCACCCGTGCCCTGCTCGGGCGGCTGGCACGGCTGCGCGCGGTGCGCGGGGAACGACCGGGCCCCCAGGTGCTCGCGGTCCTGCGGGCCGTGGCACGGCTGGCCACGGCGACCGAGACGTGCCTGGACGGGGGGCCGTCCCCCGTGGAGCCGCACAAGGAGCTGGTCGAGGCCCGCGCCCGTCTGTCGGCCGCGTCGGCGGGACCCGGCCCGGCCACCGAACCCGGTACCGCGTTGACGGCCGGGGCGGGGGGCCCGGCCTTCCTCGCCACCGGCTCCGCCCGATCCGTACCGGAGAACGGGACCACGCCGGCCGGTCTCCCGCCCGCCGTACTGCGCCTGCACGCCGCCCTGCTGGAGATCGCCGACGCGGCGCTCGCCATGGGCACCGCGGCCGATCTGGCCGTGCGGGGCCGGCACGCCCGGGTGGAGGTGGCACGGGGCCGGTTCTGGTACGCCACCGCCTCGGCCCCCGTCCTGTGGTGGCACCGGTTGCGCGGCCACGCCGGACGAGGGTCGGTGTTCTTTCAGAACGCGGTCCGTATCGCCCTGGCTCTGACGGCGGCCAGGCTCGTGGCCGGGCTGGACACCCTGCCGCACGGCTTCTGGGCCACCCTGGCCACGCTCACCCTGACCCGGACCACCATGGACGAGACCTGGAGCACCATCCGCCGGGCGCTGACGGGCACGCTCGCGGGAGCCGTGCTGGCCGCCGGCATCCTGACCGCGGCGGGCGGCGAGAACGCCGTGTACGCCGCCCTGCTGCCCCTGTGGATGCTGTTCGCCTTCACCGTGGGGCCGGTCAAGGGCGTCGGCTGGGCACAGGGTCTGTTCACCGTGCTCGTCGCCCTCGTCTTCGCCCAGCTGGCGCCGCCGACCTGGCGACTGGCGGAGGCCAGGATGCTGGACGTGCTGGTCGGCAGCGCGATCGGCGCGGTCTTCGGCCTGCTGGCCTGGCCCCGGGGAGCTCATGACGAGCTGCGGCACGCGGGGGCGGAACTCCTGCGCAGGGCGGCCGAGATCGTGGTCGCGACCGGCGCCTCCGTCGCGGGCGGCTGCGGGACGGCCGCCCCCTCGCGGGTCCCCGGCCATCGGTCCCTGCAACGCGCGGTCATCCTCGCCGAGTCGGCGTACGCGCAGTACCAGAGCGAACCGACGCCCTTCGGCGGCCGGGGGCACGAGACGGTGCAGCCCGCGGACTGGCAGTCGGTGCTGATCGCCGGGCACCACACCCTGTGGGGCTCCGACCGGCTGCTGGACCCACCGCTCGCCAGGCTGAACATGGCCGCGGCCGACTCGGTCGGCGGACTGGGGGAGCGGGTGGCCGGGCGGATGCTGCTGGTGTCGGCGGCCCTCGACCCCGGCGACGACACCCCGACCGCGCCCCTGCCGCTGATCGATTCCGTCCTCGCGGGCTTCACCCTGGAGCCGCCCGGCGCCCCGCGCCTGTACTACGCCACCGTGTCCTGGCTCGACTCGCTGCTGACCGACATGTCACGCATCGCGTACGGCGACCAGACGGCCGGGGCCACCGCGGAGATGACACCCGTCCACGACTGA